One window of Stenotrophomonas indicatrix genomic DNA carries:
- a CDS encoding M61 family metallopeptidase → MKTRALVMSVLFALAATPALAQTPPPGDAAAPGLLRIDVDARDLARRIFKVTAAVPAKPGPLTLLYPQWIPGNHSPTGPIDKLAGLRVTANGKPLAWQRDQFNVYAFKVEVPAGVSEIVAHFDFLSSQGGSQGRVVMTPEMLNLQWNANSLYPAGVDARNLQAQASVTLPKGWAYATALETARRDGDTVVFKPISYDHLVDSPLFAGEHHQRIDLDPGAKAPVHLNVFADDAKSLKPTDAQLKVHRALVQQADKLYGARHYDHYEFLLALTDRLGGIGLEHHRSSENSADPGYFTEWDSNAWMRDLLPHEYTHSWNGKYRRGADLATANFNTPMGDSLLWVYEGQTQFWGQVLAARSGLWSSEQARDMLANVAATYDRGRPGLAWRPLQDTTNDPTIAQRRTLPYRNYQMSEDYYSGGQMLWLEVEGKLRGLTGNRRSLDDFARAFFGVGNGDWDVSPYTFDDVVATLNDIAPYDWASFLRQRLDGHGSLTGGLELAGWKLVYRDAPNEAYKAQEKRAKAALLAYSLGATVLDSGVVGDVVWDSPAFNAGLAPGMKVIAIGGREYSSQRLKDAVAATATDKAPITLLVKQFDRIDTMKIDYHGGLQYPVLERIAGRPDRLAELWKAR, encoded by the coding sequence ATGAAAACCCGTGCCCTGGTGATGTCCGTGCTGTTCGCGCTGGCAGCCACGCCCGCGCTGGCGCAGACCCCGCCACCGGGTGATGCCGCCGCCCCCGGCCTGCTGCGCATCGACGTCGATGCGCGCGACCTGGCTCGGCGCATCTTCAAGGTGACCGCCGCCGTGCCGGCCAAGCCCGGCCCGCTGACCCTGCTGTACCCGCAGTGGATTCCCGGCAACCATTCGCCCACTGGCCCCATCGACAAGCTGGCCGGCCTGCGGGTGACCGCAAACGGCAAGCCGTTGGCGTGGCAGCGTGACCAGTTCAACGTGTACGCGTTCAAGGTGGAGGTGCCGGCGGGCGTGAGCGAGATCGTCGCCCACTTCGATTTCCTGTCTTCGCAGGGCGGCAGCCAGGGCCGGGTGGTGATGACCCCGGAAATGCTCAACCTGCAGTGGAACGCCAATTCGCTGTATCCGGCCGGCGTAGACGCGCGCAACCTGCAGGCACAGGCCAGCGTGACCCTGCCCAAGGGATGGGCCTATGCCACCGCGTTGGAAACCGCACGTCGCGATGGCGACACCGTGGTGTTCAAGCCGATTTCCTATGATCACCTGGTCGACTCGCCGTTGTTTGCCGGTGAGCATCACCAGCGCATCGACCTCGACCCGGGCGCGAAGGCGCCGGTGCATCTGAACGTGTTTGCCGACGATGCCAAATCGCTGAAGCCGACCGACGCGCAGTTGAAGGTGCATCGTGCGCTGGTGCAGCAGGCGGACAAGCTGTACGGCGCGCGTCACTACGACCACTACGAATTCCTGCTTGCTCTGACCGATCGTCTCGGCGGCATCGGGCTGGAGCACCATCGCTCCAGCGAGAACAGCGCCGATCCAGGCTACTTCACCGAGTGGGACAGCAATGCCTGGATGCGCGACCTGCTGCCGCATGAGTACACCCACTCGTGGAACGGCAAGTACCGTCGCGGCGCCGACCTGGCCACGGCCAATTTCAATACGCCGATGGGCGATAGCCTGTTGTGGGTGTACGAGGGCCAGACCCAGTTCTGGGGCCAGGTGCTGGCCGCGCGTTCGGGGCTGTGGTCCAGCGAGCAGGCGCGCGACATGCTGGCCAACGTGGCGGCCACCTATGATCGTGGTCGCCCGGGCCTGGCCTGGCGACCGCTGCAGGACACCACCAACGATCCGACCATCGCCCAGCGTCGCACCCTGCCGTACCGCAACTACCAGATGAGCGAGGACTACTACTCCGGCGGGCAGATGCTGTGGCTGGAGGTGGAGGGCAAGCTGCGTGGGTTGACCGGCAACCGCCGCAGCCTGGATGATTTCGCGCGCGCGTTCTTCGGCGTCGGCAACGGCGATTGGGACGTCAGTCCGTACACCTTCGATGACGTCGTGGCGACCCTCAACGACATCGCGCCGTACGACTGGGCGAGCTTCCTGCGCCAGCGCCTGGACGGACACGGTTCGTTGACCGGCGGCCTGGAACTGGCGGGATGGAAGCTGGTCTACCGCGATGCGCCGAACGAGGCCTACAAGGCACAGGAAAAACGTGCGAAGGCAGCGCTGCTGGCCTACTCGCTGGGCGCGACGGTGCTCGACAGCGGCGTGGTCGGCGATGTGGTCTGGGACAGCCCGGCGTTCAATGCCGGCCTGGCGCCGGGGATGAAGGTGATCGCCATTGGCGGTCGCGAGTACAGCAGCCAACGCTTGAAGGATGCAGTTGCTGCAACGGCCACTGACAAGGCGCCGATCACACTGCTGGTCAAGCAGTTCGACCGCATCGATACGATGAAGATCGATTATCACGGCGGCCTGCAGTATCCGGTGCTGGAACGCATTGCCGGCCGCCCGGACCGCCTTGCAGAGCTGTGGAAGGCACGATGA
- the ispH gene encoding 4-hydroxy-3-methylbut-2-enyl diphosphate reductase produces MDVLLANPRGFCAGVDRAIEIVKRAIETLGAPIYVRHEVVHNRFVVDDLKQRGAIFVEELDEVPDNNTVIFSAHGVSQAVRLEAERRGLKVFDATCPLVTKVHFEVARHCRAGRDVVLIGHAGHPEVEGTMGQWNREAGTGQIYLVEDVEQVATLHINQPENFAYTTQTTLSVDDTRGIIEAMRARFPAMQGPKNDDICYATQNRQDAVRDLAKRCDLVLVVGSPNSSNSNRLSELARREGVESYLIDGAHEIDPAWVLGKQHIGVTAGASAPQVLVDGVLARLAELGASGIGELDGEPESMVFALPKELRLRLVD; encoded by the coding sequence ATGGATGTGCTGCTCGCCAACCCGCGTGGATTCTGTGCCGGTGTCGATCGTGCGATCGAGATCGTCAAGCGCGCGATCGAAACGCTGGGCGCGCCCATCTATGTCCGCCATGAAGTGGTGCACAACCGCTTCGTGGTCGATGACCTGAAGCAGCGCGGCGCAATCTTCGTCGAAGAACTCGACGAAGTGCCGGACAACAACACCGTCATCTTCAGCGCCCATGGTGTTTCCCAGGCCGTGCGCCTGGAAGCCGAGCGTCGTGGCCTGAAAGTGTTCGACGCCACCTGTCCGCTGGTGACCAAGGTTCATTTCGAAGTCGCCCGTCACTGCCGTGCCGGACGTGACGTGGTGCTGATCGGCCATGCCGGCCATCCGGAAGTGGAAGGCACGATGGGCCAGTGGAACCGCGAAGCGGGCACCGGCCAGATCTACCTGGTCGAGGACGTGGAGCAGGTGGCCACGCTGCACATCAACCAGCCGGAAAACTTCGCCTACACCACCCAGACCACGCTGTCGGTGGACGATACGCGCGGCATCATCGAAGCCATGCGCGCGCGCTTCCCGGCGATGCAGGGGCCGAAGAACGACGACATCTGCTACGCCACGCAGAACCGCCAGGACGCCGTGCGCGACCTGGCCAAGCGCTGCGACCTGGTGCTGGTGGTCGGTTCGCCGAACAGCTCCAATTCCAACCGTCTGAGCGAGCTGGCCCGCCGTGAAGGCGTGGAGAGCTACCTGATCGACGGTGCGCACGAGATCGACCCGGCCTGGGTGCTCGGCAAGCAGCATATCGGCGTGACCGCCGGTGCGTCGGCACCGCAGGTGCTGGTCGATGGCGTGCTGGCGCGTCTGGCCGAGCTGGGGGCTTCCGGAATCGGTGAGCTGGACGGCGAGCCGGAATCGATGGTGTTCGCGCTGCCGAAGGAACTGCGCCTGCGCTTGGTCGACTGA
- the treA gene encoding alpha,alpha-trehalase TreA encodes MRLSIHLVGATLALVSCIGAAGAVDTGAAAAPPDQQLQPLFQQVQRAQLFADQKTFADAVPQREPAVVLADWQRARQQPGYTLRDFVSSAFNVPGEAPRYVPPAGETLRAHIEGLWPVLTRQTPAVDPRGSLLPLPHPYVVPGGRFREVYYWDSYFTMLGLASSGRWQQVRDMVDNFAWQLDQYGHIPNGNRSYYLSRSQPPFFSLMVELLVSHEGDGAYRRYLPQLRIEHAFWMRGADGLASGAARERVVRLADGSLLNRYWDARAVPRTESWTDDLATASHVSGRAPSQVYRDLRAGAESGWDFSSRWLDDPASLASIRTTSIIPVDLNSLLHQLELTLQRASRAAGLRNDARDYARQATARRAAINDHLWDSAQGWYVDRDMDHGITRPALTAAALYPLWLQIADRTQARRTANAVEAQLLREGGLLTTTLSTGQQWDAPNGWAPLQWVAVDGLQHYGQQRLARQLGVRFLRTVQSVYDREGKLVEKYVVDGSAGGGGGGEYPLQDGFGWSNGVTLALLDRLCAPQRTCDSATDIEKGDGGD; translated from the coding sequence ATGCGCCTTTCGATCCATCTGGTGGGTGCCACGCTGGCCCTGGTTTCCTGCATCGGCGCTGCCGGCGCAGTCGATACCGGAGCGGCGGCGGCTCCTCCTGACCAGCAGCTGCAGCCGCTGTTCCAGCAGGTACAGCGCGCGCAGCTGTTCGCCGACCAGAAAACCTTCGCCGATGCGGTGCCGCAGCGCGAGCCCGCCGTCGTGCTGGCCGACTGGCAGCGTGCGCGGCAACAGCCCGGCTACACCCTGCGTGACTTCGTCTCCTCCGCCTTCAATGTGCCGGGCGAGGCTCCGCGCTACGTGCCGCCAGCCGGCGAGACCCTGCGTGCACACATCGAAGGACTGTGGCCGGTGCTGACCCGGCAGACCCCGGCGGTGGACCCACGTGGCTCGCTGCTGCCACTGCCCCACCCTTACGTGGTGCCGGGCGGGCGCTTCCGCGAGGTCTATTACTGGGACAGCTATTTCACCATGCTCGGCCTTGCCTCCAGTGGTCGCTGGCAGCAGGTGCGCGACATGGTCGACAACTTCGCCTGGCAGCTTGATCAGTACGGGCACATCCCCAATGGCAACCGCAGCTACTACCTCAGCCGCTCGCAACCGCCGTTCTTCAGCTTGATGGTCGAGCTGCTGGTCAGCCACGAAGGCGACGGTGCCTATCGACGCTACCTGCCACAACTGCGCATCGAGCATGCGTTCTGGATGCGCGGTGCCGATGGCCTGGCGTCGGGGGCGGCACGCGAACGCGTGGTGCGGTTGGCCGACGGCAGCCTGCTCAATCGCTACTGGGACGCGCGGGCCGTGCCGCGTACCGAATCGTGGACCGATGATCTGGCTACCGCTTCGCATGTCTCTGGGCGTGCGCCATCGCAGGTGTATCGCGACCTGCGTGCTGGCGCCGAATCCGGCTGGGACTTCAGTTCCCGCTGGCTGGATGATCCCGCGTCTCTGGCCAGCATCCGCACCACATCGATCATTCCTGTGGACCTCAACAGCCTGCTGCACCAGCTTGAGCTGACCCTGCAGCGGGCCAGCAGGGCCGCGGGCCTGCGCAACGACGCCCGCGATTACGCACGCCAAGCGACTGCACGCCGCGCTGCCATCAACGACCATCTCTGGGATTCCGCGCAGGGATGGTATGTGGACCGCGATATGGACCACGGCATCACCCGTCCTGCCCTGACCGCCGCGGCACTGTATCCGCTGTGGTTGCAGATTGCCGACCGCACCCAGGCGCGACGCACTGCCAACGCCGTGGAAGCACAGTTATTGCGCGAAGGTGGGTTGCTGACCACCACCCTCAGCACCGGCCAGCAATGGGACGCACCCAATGGTTGGGCACCGTTGCAGTGGGTGGCGGTGGATGGCCTGCAGCACTACGGTCAGCAGCGGCTGGCGCGGCAACTTGGCGTGCGCTTCCTGCGTACCGTGCAGTCGGTCTACGACCGCGAAGGCAAGCTGGTGGAAAAGTATGTGGTTGACGGTTCCGCTGGCGGCGGTGGCGGCGGCGAATACCCGCTGCAGGATGGCTTCGGCTGGAGCAACGGCGTCACCCTGGCGCTGCTGGATCGCTTGTGCGCACCACAACGCACCTGCGACAGCGCCACCGACATCGAAAAAGGGGACGGCGGGGATTAA
- the ileS gene encoding isoleucine--tRNA ligase, with protein sequence MSQDYKTTLNLPATEFPMRGDLPKREPGILARWEEQGLYQQLRDNAAGRPLFVLHDGPPYANARIHLGHAVNKILKDIIVKSRYLAGFDAPYVPGWDCHGLPIEIAVEKKWGKVGVKLDAVEFRQKCREFAEEQIDIQRADFKRLGVTGDWDNPYKTLSFDFEANEIRALSKIVANGHLLRGAKPVYWCFDCGSALAEAEIEYHEKTSPAIDVAYAARDAQAVAQAFGVSLPADVEVAVPIWTTTPWTLPASLAVSLGADIRYVLAEGPAHKGKRRWLVLAAALAERSLQRYGVDAVVLHGEAEGSALENQLLIHPFYPEREILVLNGEHVSDEDGTGAVHTAPGHGQEDYVVSQKYGLLEKYNAGQINPVDGAGVYLASTPPAGDLVLAGTHIWKAQQPIIEVLAASGALLKAVEIVHSYPHCWRHKKTPLVFRATPQWFISMDKANLRNDALAAIDTVGWFPSWGKARIQSMVDGRPDWTISRQRTWGVPIALFTHRQTGEIHPRSVELMQQVADRVEAEGIDVWYSLDAAELLGAEAADYEKVTDILDVWFDSGVTHEAVLAARGFGKPADLYLEGSDQHRGWFQSSLLTGVAIDKRAPYKQCLTHGFTVDEHGRKMSKSLGNGIEPQEIMNKLGADILRLWIASADYSNEMSLSQEILKRTADAYRRLRNTARFLLGNLDGFDPAQHLRPLNEMVALDRWIVHRAWELQEKIEAAYDNYDMAEIVQLLLNFCSVDLGSLYLDVTKDRLYTMPTDSDGRRSAQSAMYHIAEAFTRWVAPILTFTADELWGYLPGDRAGHVLFTTWYEGLAPLPADAQLNAADFDQLLALREQVAKVLEPMRANGAIGAALEAEITIAASEEQATRWQPLADELRFLFISGDVQVRPATTDEVFVSAQPTTKNKCVRCWHHRADVGSNADHPELCGRCVTNVAGAGEVRSWF encoded by the coding sequence GTGAGCCAGGACTACAAGACCACCCTCAACCTGCCGGCCACCGAATTCCCGATGCGCGGCGACCTGCCCAAGCGCGAGCCGGGCATTCTGGCGCGCTGGGAAGAGCAGGGGCTCTACCAGCAGCTGCGCGACAACGCCGCCGGCCGCCCGCTGTTCGTGCTGCACGACGGCCCGCCGTACGCCAATGCGCGCATCCACCTGGGCCATGCGGTCAACAAGATCCTCAAGGACATCATCGTCAAGTCGCGCTACCTGGCCGGCTTCGATGCGCCCTATGTGCCGGGCTGGGACTGCCATGGCCTGCCGATCGAAATCGCGGTGGAGAAGAAGTGGGGCAAGGTCGGGGTGAAGCTCGATGCGGTCGAGTTCCGGCAGAAGTGCCGCGAATTCGCCGAGGAACAGATCGACATCCAGCGTGCCGACTTCAAGCGCCTGGGCGTCACCGGCGACTGGGACAACCCGTACAAGACCCTGAGCTTCGATTTCGAGGCCAACGAGATCCGCGCGCTGTCCAAGATCGTGGCCAACGGCCATCTGCTGCGCGGCGCCAAGCCGGTGTACTGGTGCTTCGACTGCGGCTCGGCACTGGCCGAGGCTGAGATCGAGTACCACGAGAAGACCTCGCCGGCGATCGACGTCGCCTACGCCGCGCGTGATGCGCAGGCGGTGGCGCAGGCGTTCGGCGTCAGCCTGCCGGCCGACGTGGAAGTGGCCGTGCCGATCTGGACCACCACGCCGTGGACGCTGCCGGCTTCGCTGGCGGTGTCGCTGGGCGCGGACATCCGCTACGTGCTGGCCGAAGGCCCGGCGCACAAGGGCAAGCGCCGTTGGCTGGTGCTGGCCGCTGCACTGGCCGAGCGCTCGCTGCAGCGTTACGGCGTGGACGCGGTGGTGCTGCACGGTGAGGCCGAAGGTTCGGCGCTGGAAAACCAGCTGCTGATCCATCCGTTCTATCCGGAGCGCGAGATCCTCGTGCTCAACGGCGAACACGTGTCCGACGAGGACGGTACCGGTGCGGTGCACACGGCCCCCGGCCACGGCCAGGAAGACTACGTGGTCAGCCAGAAGTACGGCCTGCTGGAGAAGTACAACGCTGGCCAGATCAATCCGGTCGACGGTGCCGGCGTGTACCTGGCGTCCACCCCGCCCGCCGGTGACCTGGTGCTGGCCGGTACCCACATCTGGAAGGCGCAGCAGCCGATCATCGAAGTGCTGGCCGCCAGCGGCGCGCTGCTCAAGGCGGTGGAAATCGTGCACAGCTATCCGCACTGCTGGCGCCACAAGAAGACACCGCTGGTGTTCCGCGCCACCCCGCAGTGGTTCATCTCGATGGACAAGGCCAACCTGCGCAACGATGCGCTGGCCGCCATCGACACCGTCGGCTGGTTCCCGAGCTGGGGCAAGGCGCGCATCCAGAGCATGGTCGATGGCCGCCCGGACTGGACGATCTCGCGCCAGCGCACCTGGGGCGTGCCGATCGCACTGTTCACCCACCGCCAGACCGGCGAGATCCACCCGCGTTCGGTGGAGCTGATGCAGCAGGTCGCCGACCGCGTTGAAGCCGAAGGCATCGACGTGTGGTACTCGCTGGATGCGGCCGAACTGCTGGGCGCTGAAGCGGCCGACTACGAGAAGGTCACCGACATCCTCGACGTCTGGTTCGATTCCGGCGTGACCCATGAGGCGGTGTTGGCCGCACGTGGCTTCGGCAAGCCGGCCGACCTGTACCTGGAAGGCTCCGACCAGCATCGCGGCTGGTTCCAGTCCTCGCTGCTGACCGGCGTGGCCATCGACAAGCGCGCGCCGTACAAGCAGTGCCTCACCCACGGTTTCACCGTGGACGAGCACGGCCGCAAGATGTCCAAGTCGCTGGGCAACGGCATCGAACCGCAGGAAATCATGAACAAGCTGGGCGCGGACATCCTGCGCCTGTGGATTGCCTCGGCCGACTACAGCAACGAGATGTCGCTGTCGCAGGAAATCCTCAAGCGCACCGCCGACGCCTACCGTCGCCTGCGCAACACCGCCCGCTTCCTGCTGGGCAACCTGGATGGTTTCGATCCGGCCCAGCACCTGCGCCCGCTCAACGAGATGGTCGCGCTGGACCGCTGGATCGTGCATCGCGCCTGGGAGCTGCAGGAGAAGATCGAGGCGGCGTATGACAACTACGACATGGCCGAGATCGTCCAGCTGCTGCTGAATTTCTGCAGCGTGGACCTGGGTTCGCTGTACCTGGACGTGACCAAGGACCGCCTGTACACGATGCCGACCGATTCGGACGGTCGTCGTTCGGCGCAGAGCGCGATGTACCACATCGCCGAAGCGTTCACCCGCTGGGTGGCGCCGATCCTGACCTTCACCGCCGATGAGCTGTGGGGGTATCTGCCGGGCGACCGTGCCGGCCACGTGCTGTTCACTACCTGGTACGAGGGCCTGGCTCCGCTGCCGGCCGACGCACAGCTCAACGCGGCCGACTTCGACCAGCTGCTGGCCCTGCGCGAGCAGGTGGCCAAGGTGCTGGAGCCGATGCGCGCCAATGGTGCGATCGGTGCCGCGCTGGAAGCGGAGATCACCATCGCCGCCAGCGAAGAGCAGGCGACCCGCTGGCAGCCGCTGGCCGATGAACTGCGCTTCCTGTTCATCAGCGGCGACGTGCAGGTGCGTCCGGCGACCACCGACGAGGTGTTCGTCAGCGCGCAGCCGACGACGAAGAACAAGTGCGTGCGCTGCTGGCACCACCGTGCCGACGTTGGCAGCAATGCCGACCACCCGGAACTGTGTGGCCGCTGCGTGACCAACGTCGCCGGTGCCGGCGAAGTGCGGAGCTGGTTCTGA
- a CDS encoding lysoplasmalogenase translates to MRTRTRDGVILMVAVLAIVGAYLDGDGRWLHWLAKPATTLLIAAIAWQARPAADAFYRRAVLVGMLLSCVGDIALMLPVDAFVPGLVAFLLAHLCYIAAFRAGARAGRGLLAAFVLLAAFASINVAGLWPHLPLPLRIPVLAYVVVLAAMAVLALARYWKRPHADALEAGSAHWAAGGALLFVASDSLLAWDRFSGGLPLASLLVLSTYYAAQYAIARSVK, encoded by the coding sequence CTGCGCACGCGCACGCGCGATGGGGTGATCCTGATGGTGGCCGTGCTGGCCATCGTCGGCGCCTACCTGGACGGCGACGGGCGTTGGTTGCACTGGTTGGCCAAACCGGCAACCACGTTGCTGATCGCCGCCATCGCTTGGCAGGCGCGGCCGGCGGCCGATGCGTTCTACCGGCGCGCGGTGCTGGTCGGCATGCTGTTGTCCTGCGTGGGCGACATCGCGCTGATGTTGCCGGTTGACGCGTTCGTGCCGGGCCTGGTGGCCTTCCTGCTGGCGCATCTGTGCTACATCGCCGCGTTCCGTGCCGGCGCGCGCGCGGGCCGCGGACTGCTCGCTGCCTTCGTGCTGCTTGCCGCATTCGCTTCGATCAACGTGGCCGGCCTGTGGCCGCATCTGCCGCTGCCGCTGCGCATTCCGGTGTTGGCCTACGTCGTGGTGCTGGCCGCCATGGCAGTGCTGGCACTGGCGCGTTACTGGAAGCGGCCGCACGCCGATGCACTGGAAGCGGGCAGCGCCCATTGGGCCGCCGGTGGCGCACTGCTGTTCGTGGCCAGTGATTCATTGCTGGCATGGGATCGCTTCAGCGGTGGCCTGCCGTTGGCCAGCCTGCTGGTGCTGTCCACCTACTACGCCGCGCAGTACGCCATCGCCCGCTCGGTAAAGTAA
- the lspA gene encoding signal peptidase II, with protein MAAARPHPNALIWLLLSAVIIGLDQWSKAWVLSSLPEFQPVVVIDGFWNWYRTYNTGAAFSFLSDAGGWQKHFFTVLAIAISGLMAWWLRATARGNWKAAVPYALIIGGAIGNVIDRQVHGHVVDFIQWYVGEHAWPSFNIADSAIVVGAVGIALFGLFDGKSAKKADNANPKP; from the coding sequence ATGGCCGCCGCGCGCCCGCATCCCAATGCGCTGATCTGGCTGCTGCTGTCGGCAGTCATCATCGGCCTGGACCAGTGGTCGAAGGCCTGGGTGCTGTCGAGCCTGCCGGAGTTCCAGCCGGTGGTGGTTATCGACGGCTTCTGGAACTGGTACCGCACCTACAACACCGGGGCTGCGTTCAGCTTCCTGAGCGATGCCGGTGGCTGGCAGAAGCACTTCTTCACCGTGCTGGCGATCGCGATCAGCGGTCTGATGGCCTGGTGGCTGCGCGCTACCGCTCGTGGCAACTGGAAAGCCGCCGTGCCGTACGCGCTGATCATCGGTGGTGCGATCGGCAACGTGATCGACCGCCAGGTGCACGGCCACGTGGTGGATTTCATCCAGTGGTACGTCGGCGAGCATGCCTGGCCGTCGTTCAACATCGCCGATTCGGCCATCGTGGTGGGTGCCGTAGGCATCGCCCTGTTTGGCCTGTTCGACGGCAAGTCCGCCAAAAAGGCGGATAATGCCAACCCGAAACCGTAA